The Breoghania sp. L-A4 sequence AAGCGTCCTTGCCGCGGGTCGGTGATGTTGCGCACCCGTGATCCCTGTGCTATGCGAAGCCCGACATTCGGGATGCAGTTGCGGCTTGAACTGGCTGCGTCCATAAATATCCAATAATTCCAAGGTCTTATTTGGTGAGTATTTCACACGATAAGGCCTTGGTGCGCGTCTTGAGAGAGCACGAACCCGGTGACAGACAACGTATCCCAAGTCTCAGGTGTCGCGACCCGATACGCCTCTGCGCTTTTCGACCTCGCCCGCGAGGAAAAGGCGGTCGAGGCGACGGAGGCCGACATCTCTCGTCTTGAGGCGATGCTGAACGAAAGCTCGGATCTGATGCGCCTCGTGCGCAGCCCTGTTTTCGGCACCGATGATCAGGTTGGCGCGATGAAGGCCGTGCTCGGGAAAGCCGGTATCGGCGGTCTCGTTGCCAACTTTGTCTTCCTGGTGGCGGACAATCGCCGTCTGTTCGCGCTTCCCTCGATGCTCGCAAGCTTTCATGCGCTCGCCGCCGCCGATCGCGGCGAAGTGACTGCCGATGTCGTGTCGGCACAGCCCTTGTCCGATGCCAATCTGGCCGCCCTGAAAAAGGCGCTCAAGGCATCCACCGGCAAGGACGTGAAAATCAATCCGACCGTCGATCCTGCGTTGATCGGTGGTCTCGTCGTCAAGGTCGGCAGCCGTATGATCGATACGTCGCTGCGGACCAAGCTCAATTCTCTCAATCACTCGATGAAAGAGGTCGGCTGATGGATATTCGGGCCGCGGAAATCTCCGCCATCCTCAAGGACCAGATCAAGAATTTCGGCAAGGAAGCCGAAGTTTCCGAGGTAGGTCAGGTGCTCTCCGTCGGTGACGGTATTGCGCGCGTTTACGGACTGGACAATGTCCAGGCCGGTGAAATGGTCGAATTCCCTGGCGGCGTCCAGGGCATGGCGCTGAACCTCGAGACCGACAACGTCGGTGTCGTGCTGTTCGGTGACGATCGGGGCATCAAGGAAGGCGACACGGTCAAGCGGACCGGCGCCATCGTGGACGTTCCCGTCGGCAGGGGTCTTCTGGGCCGCGTCGTTGACGGCCTCGGCAACCCGATCGACGGCAAGGGCCCGATCGAGTCGTCCGAACGCCGTCGCGTGGACGTCAAGGCGCCGGGCATTCTGCCGCGCAAGTCGGTTCATGAGCCGATGTCGACCGGCCTGAAGGCCATCGATGCGCTGATCCCGATCGGCCGTGGACAGCGCGAGCTGATCATCGGCGATCGCCAGACCGGCAAGACCGCCGTCATCCTGGACACGTTCCTCAACCAGAAAGCGCTGCACGCCGGCGACGACGAAGATGCCAAGCTCTATTGCATCTATGTCGCCATCGGCCAGAAGCGCTCCACGGTTGCGCAGTTCGTGAAGGCCCTGGAAGAAGCCGGCGCGCTCGAGTATTCGATCATCGTCGCCGCCACGGCTTCCGATCCGGCCCCGATGCAGTACCTGGCGCCGTTCACCGGCTGCGCCATGGGCGAATTCTTCCGCGACAACTCGGCTCACGCCGTGATCGCGTATGACGATCTCTCCAAGCAGGCCGTGGCCTATCGCCAGATGTCCCTGCTGCTGCGCCGCCCGCCGGGCCGCGAAGCCTATCCGGGCGACGTCTTCTATCTGCACTCGCGCCTTCTGGAGCGTTCGGCCAAGCTTAACGATTCGCTGGGCGCTGGCTCGCTGACGGCTCTGCCGGTCATCGAGACGCAAGCCAACGACGTCTCCGCCTACATCCCGACCAACGTGATCTCGATCACCGACGGCCAGATCTTCCTGGAGACGGATCTGTTCTTCCAGGGCATCCGGCCGGCGGTGAACGTCGGTCTGTCGGTGTCGCGTGTGGGCTCGTCGGCTCAGATCAAGGCGATGAAGCAGGTTGCCGGCCCGATCAAGGGCGAACTGGCCCAGTACCGCGAAATGGCGGCCTTTGCCCAGTTCGGCTCCGACCTCGACGCCACGACCCAGCGTCTGCTGAACCGCGGTGCGCGACTGACCGAGCTGCTCAAGCAGCCGCAGTTCTCGCCGCTGAAGACCGAAGAGCAGGTTGCCGTCATTTATGCCGGCGTGAACGGTTACCTCGACACCATCCCCGTCAACAAGGTGGGTGATTTCGAGCAGGGACTGCTTCTCAACCTGCGTGGCGAACACGCTGATCTCCTGGCTGAAATCTGGGAGAAGAAAGCGTTGAACGATGACCTCACGGGCCGGCTCAAGGCCGCCGTCGAGGCATTCGCCAAGACCTTTGCTGCGTGACGTTTCGCGTAGCTGACCGGAACCGGGAACGGGAGCGGCCATGCCGAGCCTGAAGGACTTACGAAATCGCATCGCCTCCGTGAAGGCGACGCAAAAGATCACCAAAGCCATGCAAATGGTGGCGGCAGCGAAACTGCGCCGTGCGCAGGAAGCCGCCGTCGCCGCCCGGCCCTATGCCGAGCGCATGGATGCGGTGCTCGCCAATCTCGCCGGGGCTTTTGATGGCCGCGACGACGCCCACAAGCTGATGGTCGGAACAGGCAACGACCAGGTTCACCTGCTCGTTGTCTGTACCGCCGAACGCGGGCTGTGCGGTGGCTTCAACTCGTCGATCGCCAAGCTGGCGCGCGAACATGCGCGCAAGCTTCTCGCTCAGGGCAAAGAGGTCAAGATCCTCTGCGTCGGCAAGAAGGGCTTCGACGCGCTGAAACGCGATATGGGCAAATACGTGATCGATACGGTCGATCTTCGCAGTGTCAAGAATCTGCGCTTTGGCGACGCGGACGCGATCGGCAAGCGTGTTCTGGCGATGTTCGACGAAGGCGCCTTCGACGTCTGCACTCTGTTCTACGCGCGCTTCCAGTCGGTGATCAGCCAGGTCCCGACGGTCCAGCAGATCGTTCCGGCCGATATCGCGGCCGGTCCGGGAGCTGCCGACCTGGATGGCGCGATCTATGACTATGAACCGGAAGAAGGCGAGATCCTGAACGATCTGCTGCCCCGCAACATTTCGGTTCAGATCTTCAGGGCGCTCCTTGAAAACGCCGCTTCGGAGCAGGGCGCGCGCATGTCCGCGATGGACAATGCGACACGCAATGCCGGTGAGATGATCGACAAGCTGACGATGAGCTACAATCGCCAGCGTCAGGCTCAGATCACCAAGGAGCTGATCGAAATTATCTCGGGCGCGGAAGCGCTCTGACGGATTTGAGACGAGGAACAGTGTGATGGCTGACATCAAGGTCGGACGGGTCACCCAGGTCATCGGCGCCGTCGTCGACGTCCAGTTCGATGGTGACCTGCCGCAGATTCTGAATGCGCTCGAGACCGAGAATCAGGGCAACCGCCTTGTTCTCGAAGTGGCGCAGCATTTGGGCGAGAACACCGTGCGCACGATCGCCATGGACTCCACCGAAGGCCTCGTTCGCGGGCAGGAAGTGAAGGACACGGGCGAATCGATCATGATCCCGGTGGGCGCAGGAACGCTCGGCCGCATCATGAACGTCATCGGCGAGCCGGTCGACGAAGCAGGCCCCATCGAGGCTGAAGGCCGCCGCGGCATTCACCAGCCCGCGCCAGCCTACGTCGAGCAGTCGACGGAATCGGAAATCCTGGTCACCGGCATCAAGGTCGTCGACCTGCTGGCGCCCTACGCCAAGGGCGGCAAGATCGGCCTGTTCGGCGGCGCCGGCGTTGGCAAGACCGTGCTGATCATGGAACTGATCAACAACATCGCCAAGGCGCATGGCGGCTATTCCGTTTTCGCCGGCGTGGGTGAGCGCACCCGTGAGGGCAACGACCTCTACTGGGAAATGATCGAGTCCGGCGTGAACAAGGAAGGCGGCGGCGAAGGCTCCAAGGCCGCTCTCGTCTACGGCCAGATGAACGAGCCCCCGGCGCCCGCGCGCGCGTTGCCCTGTCCGGCCTCACCGTCGCCGAGCATTTCCGCGACCAGGGCCAGGACGTGCTGTTCTTCGTCGACAACATCTTCCGCTTTACCCAGGCCGGTTCCGAAGTGTCGGCTCTGCTGGGCCGCATCCCGTCCGCCGTGGGTTACCAGCCGACGCTGGCCACCGACATGGGCACGATGCAGGAGCGCATCACGACCACCAACAAGGGATCGATCACCTCGGTGCAGGCCGTTTACGTGCCCGCCGATGACTTGACCGATCCGGCTCCGGCATCGACATTCGCCCATCTGGACGCAACGACGGTTCTCAACCGCTCGATCGCCGAGAAGGGCATCTACCCGGCCGTGGATCCGCTTGACTCGACCTCGCGCATGCTCGACGCCCGCATCATCGGCGATGAGCATTACGGCGTTGCCCGCCGCGTCCAGGAAGTGCTGCAGCGCTACAAGGCGCTTCAGGACATCATCGCGATCCTTGGCATGGACGAGCTTTCGGAAGAAGACAAGATCGCGGTCGCGCGCGCCCGCAAGATCGAGCGTTTCCTGTCGCAGCCGTTCTTCGTGGCTGAGGTGTTCACCGGTTCGCCGGGCAAGCTGGTTGATCTCGCCGATACCATCAAGGGCTTTAAGGGCCTTTGCGATGGCGACTACGATCATCTGCCGGAAGCGGCCTTCTACATGGTCGGTTCCATCGAGGAAGCGGTCGAGAAGGCCCAGCGTCTGGCTGCCGAAGCCGCCTGATCCGAATGTTGCCGAGGCGCGCGCCCGCAAGGTGTGCGCCTTGGTCGCCGGCCATGCGTCGGCCAATCCTGACAGAAGGCGCGCAGGGCTGATGCCCGTGCCGCGCCGCATGCGAAGCAACGAGGCCGATCATGGCGGAAGCCTTTCAGTTCGAACTTGTCTCTCCGGAGCGCCTTCTGATCTCAGAGGCGGTCGAAGAGGTCGTCGTTCCCGGCTCCGACGGTGATTTCGGCGTGCTGGCGCATCACGCGCCGCTTATGTCGACGATCCGTCCGGGATTCATCGAGGTAAAGCACACGGACGGATCCGCGTCGAAGATCTTCGTGCAGGGCGGCTTTGCCGACACCGGCCCGAATGGCCTGACGATCCTGGCCGAGCGTGCCGTTCCAGCGGAAGATCTCAAGGCCGACGTGATCGCAGCCGAGATCAAGGACGCAGAGGAAGACCTGGCGGACGCCTCCGACGATGCGGCGCGCACGGCTGCGCAGCACAAGATCGGCCAGCTCAAGGAAGTCCAGGCGGCGCTCGCGACGCTCTGAACGGCCCCGGCCTGAATACGGACATCGAAAAAAACCCGGCGGAATTTCCGCCGGGTTTTTTCGTACTCAATCGCTCTGAAAGCGGACGGCGTCAGGCGGCGATGCGCTTGAAGCCGGTGTTGCCGCCGCGCGAGCGCCGGCGCTCGTCCGGAGCGATGTAGACAAGCGCGTGATGCTCCTGGCAATAGGAAACACCGGCCTCGACGCGGTTCTGGCACGGGAAGACATAGCTGTCCGCGCTGCTGCCGCTGCCTTCAACCCATTTGCATTGTCCGCTGCGCGGAAGATTCGTCATATTCGTCGGCGTCGTTTTCATCGTTCGGTCCTGATCATGTCCGAACGCGCGACGGCAGCCGGAGCCGCACCGCGCATTCGCAAGGGTCTTGACTGTGCGACCATCAATCAGCGCCGCGACCGTTTCATTTCATGCATCCGGCGATTGCCCTGGCGCCGTTCACGTGGGACGCCGGCGCGACAGTCCGGGTGCAGGAAATAAAACGATCTCAAGGAACCCGGCGCTCCACCATCCGGCTGACCGGAGGGAGAACCGATGGGGCTCTGGGCGGCGGATCATGAACGCAGGCGCGAAGTAGTAGCCTGCGATAGTCTGCACCGTACAGATAACCAGCCGCAAGGCCGCATGCAATGGGTGCGACATCATAGCCGCCATGCGTGCCGTGCACTGGTTAATACTGGATGCGCCGGCTGCCCCAATCCGGCGCAGACTCGTCCTTCTGCAGCCGGAGGTTGGAAACGACCCGCCTGTTCTGTGCCTTGCACTCGATATCCGCGCAGTTGCGCACCAGACGCTCGCGGCCGTAGCCCTTCGCCCAAAGGCGACTCTGCGGCACGCCTTGGGAGATCAGATAGCTCATCACGGCTTCGGCGCGCCGTTGCGAGATCTCGCGGTTGGCATCCTCGTTGCCGGGATCGTCGGCATGGCCCTGCAGCTTGACGAACCAGCGCGGGTGACCCTGCAGCCAGCGCGCCTGCGCGTCGAGCGTGCGTTTCGCGGTGTCGTCAAGCTCCGCCGACTTCTCGGTGAAATAGGTGCGCCGGCCCACGTGCAGGATGAAATCCTGCTCGCTGCCGGAAGCCACCTTCTCGAATCCCTGCGCCGGCGCGTTGGTCACGTCGGGGATCACCGCGATGCTGTCCACGCTGGCGCAGCCCGCGATAAGAAACAGGACGACCAGCGCCACAGACGCGGTGCAGGCACGTGCGGCGCCTGTCCGCCTGGAGTGTCGGCTCGGCTTCATTCGGTTCCCCCGGAAAGCGGTGCGGTGCCCAGGCTCAGCCGGCGCTGACATTGGCGGTGGAGCCGCCCAGATGCTCGAGCACCAGAACGCGCGTGCCGATCGGGCAGCGCTGGTACAGATCGACAACGTCCTCGGGGAACATGCGGATGCAGCCCGACGAGACATCGTTACCGATGCTCCAGGGTTCCAGCGTGCCGTGCAGCCGGTATCCCAGGTCGCGTCCGTCCCGGTAGAGATACAACGCGCGCGGTCCCAGCGGATTTTCGGGCGAACCGCCTTCAACAAGCTTGGGCAGGTCAGGGCTGCGTTCCAGCATTTCCGGCGGCGGCACCCAGCGCGGCCACAGGGCCTTGCGGTCGATGCGGGCGTGTCCGAACCACTGGAAACCTTCGCGTCCGACGCCAACCCCATAACGCAGCGCGGTGTTGTTTTCCCAGATCCAGTAGAGGAAATGATTGCGGGTATCGACGACCACCGTTCCCGGCGGTTCCGGCGAGAAATATTTCACCATCTGCCGCCGCCACTGCGGCTTGATCACCTTGAAATTCGTCAGCCGGTAGATAAATCCCGCGTCATCCGCTGCTCCGGCGAACCATTTGGATGCGGTGTTCGCCAATGCGGATTGCGACAATGCTGCGCCGGCGAGCAAGGCGCCGCCTGCCTCCAGAATCTTTCTGCGCGTCAGCAACATGATGCCCTCCCTGCATGCGCGCGGGCGCAAACGGGCTTGGCGAGACAGCACCACCCCCCGCCTGCGTGCGAGACCCCGCTATTACGCGGCAACAGCACGGCAACGTCAAGCGTTTGGGAGAACCCCTCCGGCGGCCTCGAGCGCCTGCGGCGTGTCCAGATCCAGCCGGATCGTGTCGTCGAGTTCGATCTCGACGACGGCTTCAGGATTGTCGCCGATCAGATGCCGCGCGCCGACGTCGCCCTTGATCGCCAGCAGGGCGTCGAAGTAGCGGCGTGACCAGAGCACCGGATTGCCGCGTTTGCCCTTCACCGTGGGCACCACGATGAGTGCGCCTGCGGCCGGGTCGTAGGCGGCAACCAGCCGGTCGATGGTTTGCGGCGTGATGCGCGGCATGTCGGCGAGCAGCACGATCGCCGCGTCGGCGGAGGCGGGCAGGGCCTTGATACCGGTCTTCAGGGACGTCGACAGGCCTTCGCGATAGTCTTCGTTGTGCACGAAGCGTACATCGAGGTCCTCAAGCGCCGCTTCCACCTGATCGCGCATGTGCCCCGTCACCACGGTCACGGGTCCGGCGCGCGATTCGAGCGCCGCGCGCGCGGCGATGCGCACCAGCGGTTCGCCGCCGATGGTCGCCAGAAGCTTGTTGGGCCCGCCCATGCGGGTGGAGCGGCCCGCCGCCAGGACAATGGCCGCAACGTCGGGGCGCGGGGCCGCGGTTGCACGCGGAGCCTCTTCGCGCGGCTGCGGGCGGGAGACGATTTCCATCAGCAATCCTCCGACACCCATGCCGGTCAGATCGGCGGCGCTGACCTCGAGGCCGGCGAGCGTTCTCTGCAGCACCCAGTCAAAGCCGTTTTCACGCGGGCTGCGGGCGCATCCTGGCGCGCCGATGACCGGCGTGCCGTCCAGATCGCCCAGCACCAGCAGATTGCCCGGATCCACCGGCATGCCGAAGTGCGTGACGTGTCCTCCCGCCGCTTCGATGGCCGAGGGCACCACATCGCCGCGATCCACGTTGGCCGACGCCCCGAAGACGATCAGCAGTTCCGCGCCGCCGGCCTTGGCCTCGCGCAGCGCGGCGGCCGTTGCCTCCGCCGTGTGCGGCACGCGCAGGTCCGCCACGATCTCCGCGCCGGCGGGCTTGAGCCGGTCCCGCGTGACGCTCAGCGTCTTGTCGATGGTCTTCGGTTTCAGGCTGGGAAGCGTCGTCGAGATGATGGCGGTCTTCAGCGGACGGTAGGGCGCGACGCGGAGCAGCGATAGCCCGTCCTGCTGTTTGCCGACCGTCTCCAGTGCCCGCTCCACCAGATCCCCCGCGACGCCATAGGGAATGATCTTGACCGTGCCGACCATCCGCCCCGCCTCGACGGCGGCATGCTGCGGCAGGCAGGCGAAGGTGATCGCCGGATCGATGCGGTTGAGCGCGTCGATGGCGGCGCTGTCGACGCAGAGGACGCCGGCTTTGGCGGCAAACAGGTTGGCGCGGCCGGTGAAGGCGCGTTCGACCTCTACGGTATCGCCGCCGATCGCCGCCGCGATGCGCCGCGCGGCCTCGTCCTCGGGCACATCACTCGCCTCCAGCATGGCCACCGTCAGGGACCCGACGGAGGCCGCTTGCAGGCGCGCGATGTGCTCCGCCGTCAGCCGCGTGCCCTTCCTGAGCGCGAGGCCGTCGGTCTTGAAGGAATGGGCGAGAATGCCGTTAAGGCAGTCGCGCAACGGGCGTTCGCCGAACGTCACGCGGCCGCCTCGCGCGCAACGCCCGCCGAGGCGCGGCCGCTCTTGCGCAGGTCCTCGATGATCTGCGCCATGACCGCGACGGCGATTTCGGCCGGGCTGGCGGCGCCGATGTCGAGGCCGATCGGAGCATGGATGCGATCGATCTGCTCGCTCGACAGCCCGTCCTTCAGCCGCTCGACTCGAGTCGCATGCGTCTTGCGGCTGCCGAGCGCACCGACATAGAAGCAATCGGCTTCCAGCGCGCTTTTTAAGGGAAAATCGTCGATCTTGGGATCATGGGTGACGGCGACGAGCGCCGTGTAGCGGTCGAGCGTCACCTCCGCCCCCAGCACTTCGTCCGGCCATTGCGCAAACAGCGGCGTGCCGGGGAAACGTTCGGGTGTGGCAAACGCGGTGCGCGGATCGATGATGGTGACGTCGAAGCCGGCGATCGCGGCGATCGGCGCCAGCGCCTGTGAGATATGCACCGCGCCGATTACCAGGATGCGCGGCGGCGGCACTTCCACGCCAAGGAACAGCCGGTTGTCGGCCGCGTCCTCGATCATGCCGGATTTGCCGGAGCGGAAGCGTCGGTCCAGTTCCTCGTGCAGCGGGTCGTCGGCCCACGGATCGGCCTCGCGCACCAGGCGTTGCGCGCCGGTCGTCACATCGGTGATGAGAATGCAGCCGCGGCGCGCGGCGCGTTCCGCATTGAGCTGTTCGAGAAGCGCAAGCTGCATGGTCAGGCCACCTTCTCGACGTAGACGCGGATGCGCCCGCCGCAGGACAGTCCGACCCGCCATGCGGTCTCGTCGGCGACGCCGAATTCCAGCATTTTCGCCGCGCCGCTTTCGATGACGTCGATGGCCTCGCCGACCACCGCGCCCTCGACGCAGCCGCCGGACACGGAACCTTCGAAATTGCCTTCGCCGTCGATCACCAGATGGCTGCCGGTGGGACGCGGCGCGGAGCCCCAGGTCTCCATCACTGTGGCCAGCGCCACCTCGCGTCCGGCCTTGCGCCAATCCTGCGCCGTCAACAGCACGTCGTGCGTGTCGATTGCTTCGCCCGGGGCCTCGCTCATGCCATCCTCCGCTGCCATGGTATTTCCCTCAGCATATAGGACGAGGGCATGGGCTTGAAAGGGGCGTGCGCTGACGGCCAGGCGGGGAAGGTGCGACCGCAGGGTGCTCCGTGGAACCCGGCGGCCGGTTTGCTCAGATGCTGGCGATGAACAGCGCCTTGGCAGCCTCCAGCGTCAGTTCCACCGGATTGCCACCGGCGCTGGGATCCTCGATGGCCATGGCGGCCATCGCGTCGATCTTGTCGGTGCCGACGCCGATGTCGCCGAGCTTCTTCGGAATGCCCAGCTCCGCGTTGAGCTGTTCCACATAGGCATAGAAGCCGTCAAAGCCGCCTTTTATGTCCAGGTAGGCGGCGGCTCGCTCGATGCGCTGCTCGATCGCGGGGCGGTTGAAGGTCAGCACCGGCGGGATGACGATGGCGTTGGTGGTGCCGTGGTGGGTGTTGTAGAGCGCGCCGATGGGGTGCGAGAGCGCGTGCACGGCGCCAAGACCCTTCTGGAACGCGGTGGCGCCCATGGCGGCGGCCGACATCATCTGCGCCCGGGCCTCGATGTCGGAGCCGTCGGCGAAGGCGCGCGGCAGATAATCCTTCACCAGACGCATGCCTTCCAGGGCGATGCCCTGGCTCATCGGATGATAGAACGGGCTGGAATAGGCTTCCAGGCAATGGGCGAAGGCGTCCATGCCGGTGCCTGCGGTGATTGCCATTGGCATGCCGACGGTCAGTTCCGGATCGCAGATGACGACGGCGGGCAGCAGCTTGGGATGGAAGATGATCTTCTTCACATGGGTGTCGGAGTTGGTCAGCACGCCCGCGCGGCCGACTTCCGAACCCGTGCCGGCGGTCGTTGGCACCGCGACGATGGGCGCGATCGCCGAGGCGTCGGCGCGGGTCCACCAGTCGCCGATGTCCTCGAAGTCCCAGACGGGACGGGTCTGGCCGGCCATGAAGGCGACCAGCTTGCCCAGATCCAGGCCCGAGCCGCCGCCGAAGGCGATGACGCCGTCGTGGCCACCGGCCTTGTAGACGTCGATGCCCGCTGCGAGGTTGATCTCGTTGGGGTTGGGATCGACCTCGGAGAACATCGCCCGGCCGAGACCTTCGGCGTCGAGCAGGTCCAATGCTGCCTGGGTGATCGGCAGCCCCGCCAGCCCCTTGTCGGTGACCAGCAGCGGCTTGCGCATGCCGGCGGCGCGACAGGCTTCGCCCAGTTCCTTGATCCGGCCCGCGCCGAAGCGGATGGCGGTCGGATAGCTCCAGTTGGCGACGAGATTCATCGGTTCAGGCTTTCTTCAGGTGGTAGGATTTCGGGCGGGTCAGGTTCTGGAAGCCGATCACCGACAGCGCGCCGCCGCGCCCGGTGTTCTTGCAGCCGGTCCAGCACAGGGCGGGATCGAGATAATCGGCGCGGTTCATGAACACCGTGCCGGTTTCGAGCCGCGCGCCGATGGCGGACGCGCGGCCGGCGTCTTTGGTCCACAGCGAGGCGGTGAGGCCGAATTCGCAGTCGTTCATCAGTGCGATGGCCTCTTCATCGTTCGACACCTTCATGATGCCGACAACAGGTCCAAAACTCTCGTCGCGCATGACGCGCATGTCGTGGGTGACGCCTGTGAGGATCTGCGGCATCAGGTAAGCGCCGCCGTCGTCTTCAGGAAACAGCACCGGATCGATCATCGGGGTTGCGCCATCGGCGATGGCTTCCGCCGTCTGGGCGCGCACTTCCGCTGCAAAGCGCACATTGGCCATGGGGCCGAGCGTGGTCTCGGGATCGAGCGGGTTGCCGAGCCTGTATTTGGCGACAAGGGCGACGGCCTTTTCCACGAAGGCGTCGTAGAGCGTCTCGTTCACATAGATCCGCTCGATGCCGCAGCAGCACTGGCCGGAATTGAACATGGCGCCATCGACGAGCGTGGCGACGGCCGCGTCCAGATCCGCGTCCTCCATCACGTAGCCCGGGTCCTTGCCGCCGAGTTCCAGCCCCAGGCCGGTGAAGGTGCCCGCCGCCGCGCGCTCGATGGCGCGTCCGCCGCCCACGGAGCCAGTGAAATTGATGAAGTTGAACTGGCGCTCGCCGATCAGCGCCTCGGTGGTCGCATGGTCGAGAAACAGATTGACGAACAGCCCTTCAGGAAGCCCGGCTTCCGAAAAGGCGCGCGCCATGCGCTCGCCCACGAGCAGCGTCTGCGTGGCGTGTTTCAGCACTACGGCGTTGCCGGCGATCAGCGCCGGCGAGACCGTGTTGATCGCCGTCATGTAGGGGTAGTTCCATGGCGCGATGACGAAGACCACGCCATGCGGCTCGCGGATGATGCGGCGCTCGAAGGCATCCGAGTTCTCGATGACGATCGGCGCGAGCGCCTCTTCGGCGATGCTCGCCATATAGGCGGTGCGCTCGTTGACGCCGCCGAATTCGCCGCCGTAGCGGGTCGGGCGGCCCATCATGTGCGCCAGTTCGGGAACGATCTCGTCGTTCATCTCGCCGAGCCGTTTGACGCCGGCCTCCACAAGCGCGATGCGTTCATTAAGCGGCCGCGCCGCCCAGGCCTTTTGCGCGCTGCGGGCTGCCGCGCAGGCAGTGCGGGCCTCGTCCAGGCTGAGCGCGGGGCGCTCCGCGTATACGGAGCCGTCGATGGGGGATATGCACTGGATCATCTTGCTCATGGTCAGGCTCTCTCAAAGCCGCGCGCGACTTCCCAGTCGGTGATGCGGCGGTCGTATTCGGTCTGCTCCCACTTTGCGGCGTGCACATAGTGGTCGATGACATCGTCGCCAAACGCCGCGCGCAACATGCTTGAACCGTTCAGTACGGCTGTGGCGTCGCGCAGCGTCGACGGGATTTCGCGGATGTCCCGGCCGCCGTAGGCGTCGCCGACGAAGGCGGGCTCCAGTTCCCAGTCGTTCTCGATGCCCGCGATGCCGGCGGCGATCAGCGCCGCCATGGCGAGGTAGGGATTGAGGTCGGCGCCGCCGACGCGGCATTCCACGCGCACCGCCTTGCTGCCGGCGCCGCAGACGCGGTAGCCGGCGGTGCGGTTGTCCATCGACCAGATGGCCTTTGTCGGCGCGAAGGTGCCGGCCTGGAATCGCTTGTAGGAATTGATGTAGGGCGCCAGGAAATAGGTGATCTCGCTGGCGTGGCTCAAAAGCCCCGCCATGTATTTGCGCATCAGATCCGACATGCCGTGCTCGGCGGTCTCATCAAAGAACAGCGGCTTTCCGTCGAGCGACCACAGGGACTGGTGGATGTGAGAGGAATTTCCCGCCCGCTCGTAGTGCCATTTGGCGAGGAAACTGACCGCGCGGCCCTTGGCCCAGGCGATCTCCTTGCAGCCGTTCTTGATGATCACGTGGCGGTCGGCCATCGTCAGCGCCTCGGCGTAGCGCACGTTGATTTCCGCCTGGCCGGCCTCCGCCTCGCCCTTGGAGTTCTCCACCGGAATGTCCGCGCCGTTCAATCCGTTGCGGATGGCGCGCATCAGCTCCTCTTCCTTGGTGGTCTGGAAGATGTGGTAGTCCTCGTTGTAGGCGCTGATCGGCGTCAGGCCGCGATGGCCCTTGGCCTCGGCTTCCTCGAAGCTTTCCCGGAACACGAAGAATTCCAGCTCGGTTGCCATGAAGGGCTTCATGCCCATGGCTTCCAGCCGCTTGATCTGCTTCTTCAGGATGGCGCGCGGCGAATGCGGCACTTCCTCGTGGGTGGCGTGGTCGAGCATGTCGCACAGCACCAGCGCCGTGCCTTCCAGCCACGGAATCAGCCGTAACGTGTCGAGGTCCGGCTTCATCGTGTAGTCGCCGTAGCCCGCCTCCCAGCTGGTCGCCTTGTAGCCCTCGACGGTGTTCATCTCCATGTCGGTGGCCAGCAGGTAGTTGCAGCTGTGGGTCTCCTTCCAGGCGCTGTCGACGAAGAACTC is a genomic window containing:
- a CDS encoding glutamine synthetase family protein translates to MAGKLTFEALKQAVADGEIDTVLAVQVDMQGRLMGKRFQAEFFVDSAWKETHSCNYLLATDMEMNTVEGYKATSWEAGYGDYTMKPDLDTLRLIPWLEGTALVLCDMLDHATHEEVPHSPRAILKKQIKRLEAMGMKPFMATELEFFVFRESFEEAEAKGHRGLTPISAYNEDYHIFQTTKEEELMRAIRNGLNGADIPVENSKGEAEAGQAEINVRYAEALTMADRHVIIKNGCKEIAWAKGRAVSFLAKWHYERAGNSSHIHQSLWSLDGKPLFFDETAEHGMSDLMRKYMAGLLSHASEITYFLAPYINSYKRFQAGTFAPTKAIWSMDNRTAGYRVCGAGSKAVRVECRVGGADLNPYLAMAALIAAGIAGIENDWELEPAFVGDAYGGRDIREIPSTLRDATAVLNGSSMLRAAFGDDVIDHYVHAAKWEQTEYDRRITDWEVARGFERA